One window of the Thunnus albacares chromosome 3, fThuAlb1.1, whole genome shotgun sequence genome contains the following:
- the stn1 gene encoding CST complex subunit STN1 isoform X2 yields the protein MDPVEEPPSMLWGLDPIFSAFARLYVRDILQMTESIQVPGIYFYNLHPIYKVDVLGTVVYKRERDDFFCYGVDDGTGVINCLCWKNDLMKEEADPDKSGGKLSDGAQGGFNPVAELKKLKQAQQSRCRLEIGELLRVRGPVKTSRQQREIMASTYYKVNDPVMAFQIAWMMEVPQLYRQCYDKPLQLQPNATSDSAVSSLCKATNIIKDFFKQRSVTRFRPYDVQDLLQPLISSQPQTASADQEPVAGPSACQQLRQLLKEALQILQDDGMVYRKVKSQDEVYYVTAQDKDLLIAVKDIIREDSKREKYAEKGCHILHILSAVRQHYSLNVSKAALELVLKSLECNSDIVSTSDNHYTVF from the exons ATGGATCCCGTGGAAGAGCCCCCATCCATGTTGTGGGGACTGGACCCGATCTTTTCTGCTTTCGCCAGGCTGTATGTCAGAGACATCCTACAGATGACAGAGTCCATCCAGGTGCCAG GTATTTACTTCTACAACTTACATCCGATCTATAAAGTTGATGTGCTTGGGACTGTGGTGTACAAGAGGGAAAGAGATGACTTCTTCTGTTATGGAG TGGATGATGGCACTGGTGTTATAAACTGTCTGTGTTGGAAAAATGACCTAATGAAAGAGGAGGCGGATCCTGATAAAT CGGGGGGGAAACTCAGTGATGGAGCTCAGGGAGGCTTCAACCCCGTTGCTGAGCTGAAAAAGCTGAAACAGGCCCAGCAGAGTCGCTGCCGCCTGGAGATCGGAGAGCTGCTCCGAGTCAGAGGACCAGTGAAGACGTCgagacaacagagagaaatCATGGCCTCCACCTACT ATAAAGTGAATGACCCAGTGATGGCGTTCCAGATAGCATGGATGATGGAGGTTCCTCAGCTCTACAGACAGTGCTATGACAAACCACTCCAGCTGCAACCTAATGCCACAAG TGACTCAGCCGTCAGTTCCCTCTGCAAGGCAACAAATATCATCAAGGATTTCTTTAAGCAGAGGTCAGTGACCAGGTTCAGACCCTACGATGTGCAGGACCTCCTGCAGCCTCTGATCTCCAGCCAGCCTCAAACAGCTTCAGCAGACCAG GAGCCTGTGGCAGGTCCATCTGCATGCCAGCAGCTACGCCAGCTTCTTAAAGAAGCCCTGCAAATTTTACAGGACGACGGCATGGTGTACCGCAAGGTCAAGTCGCAGGATGAAGTCTATTAT GTGACTGCGCAGGATAAAGACCTACTTATAGCTGTAAAAGACATTATCAGGGAGGACtcaaagagagagaagt ATGCAGAGAAGGGTTGTCATATCCTGCACATCCTGTCTGCAGTGAGACAGCACTACAGCCTCAACGTGAGCAAAGCAGCGCTGGAGCTCGTCCTCAAATCACTGGAGTGTAACAGTGACATCGTCAGCACCAGTGACAACCATTATACTGTGTTTTAA
- the stn1 gene encoding CST complex subunit STN1 isoform X3: MGPMIPEDPGIYFYNLHPIYKVDVLGTVVYKRERDDFFCYGVDDGTGVINCLCWKNDLMKEEADPDKSGGKLSDGAQGGFNPVAELKKLKQAQQSRCRLEIGELLRVRGPVKTSRQQREIMASTYYKVNDPVMAFQIAWMMEVPQLYRQCYDKPLQLQPNATSDSAVSSLCKATNIIKDFFKQRSVTRFRPYDVQDLLQPLISSQPQTASADQEPVAGPSACQQLRQLLKEALQILQDDGMVYRKVKSQDEVYYVTAQDKDLLIAVKDIIREDSKREKYAEKGCHILHILSAVRQHYSLNVSKAALELVLKSLECNSDIVSTSDNHYTVF; this comes from the exons ATGGGTCCAATGATCCCGGAAGATCCGG GTATTTACTTCTACAACTTACATCCGATCTATAAAGTTGATGTGCTTGGGACTGTGGTGTACAAGAGGGAAAGAGATGACTTCTTCTGTTATGGAG TGGATGATGGCACTGGTGTTATAAACTGTCTGTGTTGGAAAAATGACCTAATGAAAGAGGAGGCGGATCCTGATAAAT CGGGGGGGAAACTCAGTGATGGAGCTCAGGGAGGCTTCAACCCCGTTGCTGAGCTGAAAAAGCTGAAACAGGCCCAGCAGAGTCGCTGCCGCCTGGAGATCGGAGAGCTGCTCCGAGTCAGAGGACCAGTGAAGACGTCgagacaacagagagaaatCATGGCCTCCACCTACT ATAAAGTGAATGACCCAGTGATGGCGTTCCAGATAGCATGGATGATGGAGGTTCCTCAGCTCTACAGACAGTGCTATGACAAACCACTCCAGCTGCAACCTAATGCCACAAG TGACTCAGCCGTCAGTTCCCTCTGCAAGGCAACAAATATCATCAAGGATTTCTTTAAGCAGAGGTCAGTGACCAGGTTCAGACCCTACGATGTGCAGGACCTCCTGCAGCCTCTGATCTCCAGCCAGCCTCAAACAGCTTCAGCAGACCAG GAGCCTGTGGCAGGTCCATCTGCATGCCAGCAGCTACGCCAGCTTCTTAAAGAAGCCCTGCAAATTTTACAGGACGACGGCATGGTGTACCGCAAGGTCAAGTCGCAGGATGAAGTCTATTAT GTGACTGCGCAGGATAAAGACCTACTTATAGCTGTAAAAGACATTATCAGGGAGGACtcaaagagagagaagt ATGCAGAGAAGGGTTGTCATATCCTGCACATCCTGTCTGCAGTGAGACAGCACTACAGCCTCAACGTGAGCAAAGCAGCGCTGGAGCTCGTCCTCAAATCACTGGAGTGTAACAGTGACATCGTCAGCACCAGTGACAACCATTATACTGTGTTTTAA
- the stn1 gene encoding CST complex subunit STN1 isoform X1 — MQAATMDPVEEPPSMLWGLDPIFSAFARLYVRDILQMTESIQVPGIYFYNLHPIYKVDVLGTVVYKRERDDFFCYGVDDGTGVINCLCWKNDLMKEEADPDKSGGKLSDGAQGGFNPVAELKKLKQAQQSRCRLEIGELLRVRGPVKTSRQQREIMASTYYKVNDPVMAFQIAWMMEVPQLYRQCYDKPLQLQPNATSDSAVSSLCKATNIIKDFFKQRSVTRFRPYDVQDLLQPLISSQPQTASADQEPVAGPSACQQLRQLLKEALQILQDDGMVYRKVKSQDEVYYVTAQDKDLLIAVKDIIREDSKREKYAEKGCHILHILSAVRQHYSLNVSKAALELVLKSLECNSDIVSTSDNHYTVF; from the exons ATGCAGGCAGCTACGATGGATCCCGTGGAAGAGCCCCCATCCATGTTGTGGGGACTGGACCCGATCTTTTCTGCTTTCGCCAGGCTGTATGTCAGAGACATCCTACAGATGACAGAGTCCATCCAGGTGCCAG GTATTTACTTCTACAACTTACATCCGATCTATAAAGTTGATGTGCTTGGGACTGTGGTGTACAAGAGGGAAAGAGATGACTTCTTCTGTTATGGAG TGGATGATGGCACTGGTGTTATAAACTGTCTGTGTTGGAAAAATGACCTAATGAAAGAGGAGGCGGATCCTGATAAAT CGGGGGGGAAACTCAGTGATGGAGCTCAGGGAGGCTTCAACCCCGTTGCTGAGCTGAAAAAGCTGAAACAGGCCCAGCAGAGTCGCTGCCGCCTGGAGATCGGAGAGCTGCTCCGAGTCAGAGGACCAGTGAAGACGTCgagacaacagagagaaatCATGGCCTCCACCTACT ATAAAGTGAATGACCCAGTGATGGCGTTCCAGATAGCATGGATGATGGAGGTTCCTCAGCTCTACAGACAGTGCTATGACAAACCACTCCAGCTGCAACCTAATGCCACAAG TGACTCAGCCGTCAGTTCCCTCTGCAAGGCAACAAATATCATCAAGGATTTCTTTAAGCAGAGGTCAGTGACCAGGTTCAGACCCTACGATGTGCAGGACCTCCTGCAGCCTCTGATCTCCAGCCAGCCTCAAACAGCTTCAGCAGACCAG GAGCCTGTGGCAGGTCCATCTGCATGCCAGCAGCTACGCCAGCTTCTTAAAGAAGCCCTGCAAATTTTACAGGACGACGGCATGGTGTACCGCAAGGTCAAGTCGCAGGATGAAGTCTATTAT GTGACTGCGCAGGATAAAGACCTACTTATAGCTGTAAAAGACATTATCAGGGAGGACtcaaagagagagaagt ATGCAGAGAAGGGTTGTCATATCCTGCACATCCTGTCTGCAGTGAGACAGCACTACAGCCTCAACGTGAGCAAAGCAGCGCTGGAGCTCGTCCTCAAATCACTGGAGTGTAACAGTGACATCGTCAGCACCAGTGACAACCATTATACTGTGTTTTAA